Proteins encoded by one window of Salmonirosea aquatica:
- a CDS encoding PIN domain protein: protein MKFYVDTSVWGGHEDEEFEEWTKPFFEQARQGRFSIVLTDLTLRELMPAPDRVRQLTNTIPDPFLELVSLTEEAEILAGHYINEGVLTPKFESDAQHIAMATILKVDSLISWNFKHMVNFFRIKQYNSINLKFGYQIIDIRTPKEIVYGNGDQKEI, encoded by the coding sequence ATGAAATTTTACGTTGATACATCAGTTTGGGGAGGACACGAAGATGAAGAATTTGAAGAATGGACTAAACCTTTTTTCGAACAAGCCAGGCAAGGAAGGTTCTCTATCGTTTTGACCGATTTAACCCTGCGAGAATTAATGCCTGCCCCGGATCGAGTACGCCAATTGACCAATACAATTCCCGATCCGTTTTTAGAGTTGGTTTCTTTAACCGAAGAGGCCGAAATACTTGCCGGTCATTATATAAACGAAGGGGTATTAACTCCAAAGTTCGAGAGCGACGCCCAACACATTGCTATGGCTACCATTCTAAAAGTGGATAGCCTGATTAGCTGGAATTTTAAACACATGGTTAACTTCTTTCGAATTAAACAATATAATTCGATAAACCTTAAATTTGGTTATCAGATTATTGATATCAGGACACCTAAAGAAATAGTTTATGGAAATGGAGATCAAAAAGAAATTTAA